One genomic window of Moorella glycerini includes the following:
- a CDS encoding type II toxin-antitoxin system VapC family toxin, whose protein sequence is MQQQQGGKKELLFIATSAWIALYDQDDAFHKDAVSFFTPDNLRARKLIPVTTNFIFDEVYTYFCRNHSAAVTIGQSLKASKILKLLRIEEADEAKAWEIAQKYADKDFSYTDCTSFAVMQRLNCHKAFAFDNHFRQMGFEVFPAAHG, encoded by the coding sequence ATGCAGCAACAGCAGGGTGGGAAGAAAGAGCTTCTCTTCATCGCTACTTCGGCCTGGATTGCCCTTTATGATCAGGACGATGCTTTCCATAAAGATGCGGTCAGTTTTTTTACCCCTGATAATCTTAGGGCAAGAAAGCTTATCCCTGTAACTACCAATTTTATTTTTGACGAAGTGTATACTTACTTTTGCCGGAACCATAGTGCGGCTGTCACAATAGGGCAGTCATTAAAAGCAAGCAAAATCCTTAAACTCTTGCGCATAGAGGAAGCTGATGAAGCCAAAGCCTGGGAAATAGCGCAAAAGTATGCTGATAAGGATTTTAGCTATACGGATTGTACCAGTTTCGCTGTTATGCAGAGATTGAACTGCCATAAAGCTTTCGCCTTTGACAATCATTTCCGCCAGATGGGGTTTGAGGTTTTTCCTGCAGCACACGGGTAA
- a CDS encoding dihydrolipoamide acetyltransferase family protein yields the protein MATLVLLPKLGVTMEEGKIVNWCKQEGEEVNEGDILFEIETDKVTMEVEAREAGILRKILIAEGETVPVTTPVAIIGSADEDISELLGSGDHVQTNAGQARGAAMPGIEEERPGAAPKDKPILATPRAKKLAREKGVDLSKIEGSGENGRIIEEDVIKYLESTSAQKDSIPLEGIRKIIAERLSRSAQERPHVYFTREIDMATCLKLKDELNYKVTLTDFFVYAVSRALREYPAINVTLVGDEILRHAEVNVGIAVDAGRGLIVPVIKNADKKSLQEIAAERTSLVQLAREGKLAADQVEGGTFTVSNLGMYGVDEFTAIINPPESAILAVGATRKRLVVSGEGDIRIRPVAKVTLAVDHRVIDGALAARFLQAVTGLLESISL from the coding sequence TTGGCTACCCTGGTTCTTTTACCCAAGCTCGGTGTTACCATGGAAGAAGGAAAAATCGTTAACTGGTGCAAGCAGGAGGGGGAAGAAGTAAATGAAGGCGACATTCTCTTTGAAATTGAAACCGATAAAGTAACCATGGAAGTAGAAGCCAGGGAGGCAGGTATTCTGCGGAAGATTCTCATTGCCGAAGGTGAAACGGTGCCGGTAACTACCCCCGTGGCCATTATCGGCTCGGCCGATGAAGATATCAGCGAGTTATTAGGTAGCGGCGACCATGTACAAACAAACGCCGGCCAGGCAAGGGGGGCAGCAATGCCGGGGATTGAAGAAGAAAGACCGGGAGCAGCACCAAAAGATAAACCCATCCTGGCCACACCCCGGGCGAAGAAATTGGCCCGGGAGAAAGGTGTTGACCTCAGCAAAATTGAGGGCTCCGGAGAAAATGGACGGATTATTGAGGAAGATGTAATCAAATACCTGGAGTCGACCTCCGCACAAAAGGATTCTATCCCCCTGGAAGGCATCAGGAAGATCATAGCCGAGCGGTTATCCCGGAGCGCCCAGGAACGTCCCCATGTTTACTTTACCAGAGAAATAGATATGGCAACCTGCCTCAAGCTCAAGGATGAGCTTAATTATAAAGTAACCCTGACCGATTTCTTTGTCTATGCCGTGTCCCGGGCCTTACGCGAGTACCCGGCGATCAATGTTACCCTGGTGGGAGATGAAATCCTCCGGCATGCTGAAGTGAATGTTGGTATTGCCGTGGATGCCGGTAGAGGTTTAATCGTGCCGGTAATTAAAAACGCCGATAAGAAATCCCTCCAGGAAATTGCCGCTGAACGCACCAGCCTGGTGCAGCTGGCCCGGGAAGGCAAATTAGCAGCCGACCAGGTAGAGGGAGGAACATTTACCGTTAGCAACCTGGGCATGTACGGCGTAGATGAGTTTACGGCCATTATTAATCCCCCCGAGAGCGCCATCCTGGCTGTCGGCGCTACCAGAAAGCGCCTGGTAGTAAGCGGGGAAGGGGATATCAGGATCAGGCCGGTAGCTAAAGTCACCCTGGCGGTAGATCACCGGGTCATTGACGGCGCCCTGGCGGCCAGGTTCTTGCAGGCAGTGACAGGGCTTTTAGAAAGCATTTCCCTGTGA
- a CDS encoding IS1634 family transposase has translation MYIRTISRKNKDGSVVRYIQLAHNVWDPQAGYPKAKVLFNFGREEDVDREALVRLVKSITRFLGPEEVLRTQGELNGSTPLKFVSSRPMGGAWVLNELWNRLGISDVLVRLLAKRKFQNPVERAIFAMVANRALHPASKLKTEDWVSHDVFIPGLPEVPVQHLYRAMDFLLEAAEEIQKDIFFAVAHLFNLEVDLLYFDTTSTYFEVEEEDNPEDHKQHLRRKGNSKDHRPDLPQAVIGLAVTREGLPVRCWVWPGNTADMAVIEQVKKDLVGWQLGRVITVVDRGFASEDNLRYLQRAGGHYIAGEKMRSGKETVEEALTRPGRYKTVKDNLEVKEVIVGDGEKRVRYILVRNPKEAEKDRLEREKILTRLKEELKAIGDLKGEPHTKACCQLIAHPTYGRYLKTDKKGQPYIDMAKVKAEEKLDGKYLLRTSDDTLSPEDVALGYKQLLEVEDAFRTMKQSLELRPIYHRLSDRIHAHVLLCWLGLLLIRVAETKVQDSWRNIRQTLERMHLGEFVGPEGRILQRTETTPPQQHIFKTLGIKEPPQIIAVETKARKGP, from the coding sequence ATGTACATAAGAACTATTTCCCGCAAAAACAAGGACGGCTCTGTTGTCCGTTATATCCAGCTTGCCCACAACGTCTGGGACCCCCAAGCCGGCTATCCGAAAGCCAAAGTACTATTCAACTTCGGCCGCGAAGAGGATGTAGACCGGGAAGCCCTGGTCCGCCTGGTAAAGAGTATTACGCGTTTTTTGGGACCGGAAGAGGTTTTGCGCACCCAAGGAGAGTTAAACGGCAGCACTCCCCTGAAATTTGTCTCCAGCCGGCCTATGGGCGGCGCCTGGGTATTAAACGAACTGTGGAACCGGCTGGGTATTAGCGACGTTTTAGTCAGGTTGCTGGCCAAACGTAAGTTCCAGAATCCGGTCGAACGGGCCATCTTCGCCATGGTAGCCAACCGGGCTTTGCACCCGGCCAGTAAACTTAAGACCGAGGATTGGGTCAGCCACGACGTTTTCATTCCCGGCCTCCCGGAGGTACCGGTGCAACACCTTTACCGGGCCATGGACTTCTTACTGGAGGCTGCGGAAGAGATACAAAAGGATATCTTCTTCGCCGTGGCCCACCTCTTTAACCTGGAAGTAGATCTCCTGTACTTCGATACCACCTCCACCTACTTTGAAGTGGAAGAGGAGGATAATCCGGAGGACCATAAGCAGCACCTTCGGCGTAAAGGCAACTCCAAGGACCACCGGCCGGATTTACCGCAGGCTGTAATCGGCCTGGCGGTCACCAGGGAAGGCCTCCCAGTACGCTGCTGGGTCTGGCCCGGGAACACCGCCGATATGGCGGTAATCGAGCAAGTCAAAAAGGACCTGGTGGGCTGGCAACTGGGCCGGGTCATCACCGTTGTCGACCGCGGCTTTGCTTCGGAAGATAACCTTCGCTACCTCCAGCGTGCCGGTGGCCACTATATTGCCGGCGAAAAGATGCGCAGCGGCAAAGAAACCGTAGAAGAAGCCCTGACCAGACCGGGCCGCTACAAAACCGTCAAAGATAACCTTGAAGTCAAAGAAGTTATCGTCGGCGACGGTGAAAAAAGGGTACGCTATATCCTGGTCCGCAACCCCAAAGAAGCAGAAAAAGACAGACTTGAGCGGGAGAAAATATTGACCCGCCTCAAGGAAGAACTAAAAGCCATCGGCGACCTTAAAGGCGAACCCCATACCAAAGCCTGCTGCCAGCTTATCGCCCATCCCACCTATGGCCGCTATCTCAAGACCGACAAGAAAGGGCAACCGTATATCGATATGGCCAAGGTGAAAGCCGAAGAAAAGCTGGACGGCAAATACCTGTTACGGACCTCGGACGATACTTTAAGCCCGGAAGACGTGGCCCTCGGCTACAAGCAGCTTCTCGAAGTAGAAGACGCCTTCCGTACCATGAAACAGTCCTTAGAGCTGCGGCCTATTTATCATCGCCTGAGCGACCGCATCCATGCCCATGTCCTCCTGTGCTGGCTGGGACTGCTCCTAATCCGGGTAGCTGAAACGAAAGTGCAGGATAGCTGGCGGAACATCCGCCAGACCCTGGAACGCATGCACCTGGGCGAATTTGTTGGTCCTGAGGGCAGGATACTCCAAAGGACGGAAACAACCCCGCCACAGCAGCATATCTTCAAGACCCTTGGGATAAAGGAACCGCCGCAAATAATCGCGGTCGAAACAAAGGCCAGAAAGGGTCCCTAG
- a CDS encoding CapA family protein produces MGSKKWVLATIFFILMTIVPFYFGLHFGLSPGLQPRQPGRATEETPTTASQPPPPPPPGPLTLAAVGDVMLARKVDRLMQAQGLAYPLAKLGPTLRNADLTFSNLEAPLATTGKQIPGKGIWFRARPEAIQVLKDGGFDVMNIANNHILDYDTPAFLQTMDLLKEAGIRYFGGGRDLDQAREPAMVEVNGVRLGFLGYSDMADIYWSHKYPRRFRATATQAGVAPLVVNNAYLVDDICQDIQKLKPRVDLVIVSLHWGTEYQRTPAAEQRQIAHRLVEAGAGIILGHHPHVFQGLEIYEDSLIAYSLGNFIMDQNWSRETCQGLLLKIKVAKEGWQQAEILPVQIVEEQPRQAEGKDAATILSEVRDLSQKLGTGVEVKEGKAMLNR; encoded by the coding sequence GTGGGATCGAAAAAATGGGTGCTGGCGACTATTTTTTTCATTTTAATGACGATAGTACCATTTTATTTTGGACTACATTTCGGCCTTTCTCCAGGATTGCAACCCCGGCAGCCGGGCCGGGCCACGGAAGAAACCCCTACCACCGCTTCCCAACCGCCTCCGCCGCCACCGCCCGGGCCTCTCACCCTGGCGGCAGTAGGCGATGTCATGCTGGCCCGTAAAGTTGACCGGCTCATGCAAGCCCAGGGGCTGGCCTATCCCCTGGCCAAACTGGGTCCGACCCTCAGGAATGCCGACCTGACCTTTAGTAACCTGGAAGCCCCCCTGGCCACCACCGGCAAACAAATTCCCGGCAAGGGCATATGGTTCCGCGCCCGGCCGGAAGCCATTCAGGTGTTAAAGGACGGCGGCTTCGACGTTATGAATATCGCCAACAACCATATCCTGGACTATGACACGCCCGCCTTCCTGCAGACCATGGACCTGCTAAAAGAAGCAGGCATCCGCTATTTCGGCGGCGGCCGGGACCTGGACCAGGCCCGGGAGCCGGCCATGGTGGAGGTTAATGGTGTCCGCCTGGGCTTCCTGGGCTACAGCGACATGGCCGATATCTACTGGAGCCACAAATACCCGCGCCGTTTCCGGGCCACGGCCACACAGGCCGGGGTCGCCCCCCTGGTAGTTAACAATGCCTACCTAGTGGATGATATCTGCCAAGACATTCAAAAACTTAAACCCCGGGTGGACCTGGTCATCGTCTCCCTGCACTGGGGTACCGAGTACCAGCGCACCCCGGCGGCTGAACAGCGGCAAATAGCCCACCGCCTGGTGGAAGCCGGCGCCGGCATCATCCTGGGCCACCACCCCCACGTCTTCCAGGGACTGGAAATATACGAAGACAGCCTCATCGCCTACAGCCTGGGCAATTTTATCATGGATCAAAACTGGTCGCGGGAGACATGCCAGGGATTGCTGCTAAAAATAAAGGTGGCAAAGGAAGGCTGGCAGCAGGCGGAAATATTGCCGGTGCAGATCGTGGAAGAACAACCGCGCCAGGCGGAAGGGAAAGATGCGGCCACAATCCTTAGCGAAGTGCGCGATTTAAGCCAGAAGCTGGGTACGGGAGTGGAGGTAAAAGAAGGAAAGGCTATGCTGAATAGGTAG
- a CDS encoding thiamine pyrophosphate-dependent dehydrogenase E1 component subunit alpha gives MDVTTSLSKEQLTKMYYDMWIIRNFEENLLDLYQKNLAYGGMHVSVGEEAIAVGACANLKREDTIVTSHRGHGHCIAKGADLKGMMAELLARKDGLCKGKGGSQHIVDMSVGVLGAQGIVGAGCGIAVGSALSFKIRGQKNVCVNFFGDGAANTGSFHESLNMAALYSLPVVFICENNGYAVSTSFARSTKIDKISVRAGSYGMPGVTIDGNNIFEVYKTVGEAVERARQGDGPTLIEAVTYRWYGHYVGDPCTYRPPGELERWKEKDPILFLEKYLLANKLCRQEEIDGLKAAAGKAIAEALDYALASPEPEPADLFTDVYFEK, from the coding sequence GTGGACGTGACAACATCTTTGTCAAAAGAGCAACTAACAAAAATGTATTATGACATGTGGATTATCCGTAATTTTGAGGAGAATTTGCTTGATTTATACCAGAAAAACCTGGCCTACGGCGGCATGCATGTCAGCGTTGGTGAAGAAGCAATTGCCGTCGGTGCCTGCGCTAATTTAAAGCGGGAGGATACCATTGTCACCAGCCACCGCGGTCACGGTCATTGTATTGCCAAAGGGGCCGACTTGAAAGGCATGATGGCCGAGCTCCTGGCTCGCAAAGATGGCCTCTGCAAGGGTAAAGGCGGTTCCCAGCATATCGTCGATATGTCTGTGGGCGTCCTGGGGGCGCAGGGTATAGTCGGCGCAGGCTGCGGCATTGCCGTAGGTTCGGCCCTCTCGTTTAAGATCCGGGGACAGAAAAACGTATGCGTAAATTTCTTCGGTGATGGTGCCGCCAATACCGGGAGTTTTCATGAATCCTTGAATATGGCTGCCTTGTACAGCCTGCCGGTAGTTTTTATCTGCGAAAATAATGGTTATGCGGTCAGTACCTCATTCGCTCGTTCGACTAAAATTGACAAGATATCCGTTAGAGCCGGCAGTTATGGCATGCCCGGCGTGACAATTGATGGTAACAATATCTTCGAAGTCTACAAGACTGTAGGGGAAGCAGTCGAACGTGCCCGCCAGGGTGATGGCCCGACCCTGATTGAAGCAGTTACCTACCGCTGGTATGGCCATTATGTAGGCGACCCCTGCACTTACCGGCCGCCGGGAGAACTGGAAAGGTGGAAGGAAAAGGACCCGATTTTATTCCTGGAAAAATACCTGCTGGCAAATAAACTTTGCCGCCAGGAGGAGATCGATGGGTTAAAGGCTGCTGCCGGGAAAGCCATTGCTGAAGCCCTGGATTATGCCCTGGCCAGCCCGGAGCCGGAACCTGCCGATCTATTCACAGACGTTTACTTTGAAAAATAA
- a CDS encoding SDR family NAD(P)-dependent oxidoreductase, protein MFNGLLDLGIEGKVAVITGAGRGVGRATARVFAAAGAKVVAVDIDADELNNTMSQLPNNPDLHLRLVKDLSQVEECEDVVKVTESTYGRLDILVNIAAIILRIPLDQVDEASWQRTHDVNLKSQFFLARAAAEVMKKAKYGRIINFSSQGAHTGGFDNSIVYNTFKGAVLTLTRGLARQYAADGICVNTIAPGPINTRMMANLPPERLQEFLNLVPLKRMAEPEEIALCALFLASKWASYITGAVLDVNGGLYMR, encoded by the coding sequence ATGTTTAATGGCCTTTTAGATCTAGGTATAGAGGGAAAGGTTGCCGTTATCACCGGTGCCGGACGCGGTGTGGGCCGCGCCACAGCCAGGGTTTTTGCTGCCGCAGGGGCAAAGGTAGTTGCTGTAGATATAGATGCTGATGAACTTAACAATACTATGTCGCAATTACCTAACAATCCAGATCTTCATTTGCGTTTGGTCAAAGATCTATCGCAAGTAGAAGAATGTGAAGACGTGGTAAAGGTAACGGAAAGTACTTATGGCCGGCTGGATATCCTGGTAAATATTGCCGCTATTATCCTGCGTATCCCCCTGGACCAGGTAGATGAAGCCTCCTGGCAACGAACCCATGATGTAAATCTGAAGAGCCAATTTTTCCTTGCCCGGGCTGCTGCTGAGGTAATGAAAAAGGCTAAATACGGACGGATCATCAATTTTTCCTCTCAGGGTGCCCATACCGGCGGTTTCGATAATTCAATTGTTTATAACACCTTTAAAGGTGCCGTGTTAACCCTTACGCGCGGCCTGGCCCGCCAGTATGCCGCCGATGGCATATGTGTTAACACCATTGCCCCCGGTCCGATAAATACCCGAATGATGGCCAACCTTCCTCCCGAAAGATTACAGGAGTTTTTAAACCTCGTCCCGTTAAAGCGCATGGCCGAACCGGAAGAAATAGCTTTATGCGCTTTGTTCCTTGCCAGTAAATGGGCGAGCTATATTACAGGAGCTGTCCTTGATGTGAACGGTGGCCTTTATATGAGGTAG
- a CDS encoding alpha-ketoacid dehydrogenase subunit beta → MRQITMAEAINEALREEMRKDPNMFILGEEIGLRGGAFTCTKGLMEEFPGRVLDTPISESAIAGAAYGAALTGTKAVAEFMFSDFSFIAMDQIINSAAKSRYMFGGQATIPVVFRMSSGSGRQQAAQHSQSLEVLYAHIPGLKVIMPSTPYDAKGLLKAAINDYNPVVFLEPRVLYFKKGEVPEQEYTIPIGKGDIKRSGEDVTVVATGVMVERSLAVAEKLGREGISVEVIDPRTIRPLDTELIVASVKKTGRLIVVHEAPRTYGMAGEIIALVMEQAFDYLNAPPQRVAGHDVPIPYNRNLERLAIPLEEDIEAAVRKSLKYAF, encoded by the coding sequence ATGCGACAGATTACCATGGCCGAAGCCATTAATGAAGCTTTGCGGGAAGAGATGCGCAAAGATCCAAATATGTTCATCCTGGGGGAAGAGATAGGATTGCGCGGCGGTGCCTTTACGTGCACCAAGGGGTTAATGGAGGAATTTCCCGGCCGGGTCCTGGATACCCCTATTTCTGAGTCCGCCATAGCAGGAGCAGCCTATGGAGCCGCCCTTACCGGGACCAAGGCCGTAGCCGAATTCATGTTTTCTGATTTCAGCTTTATCGCTATGGACCAGATAATCAATTCCGCCGCCAAGAGCCGCTACATGTTTGGCGGCCAGGCAACTATACCGGTAGTCTTCCGCATGTCCAGCGGTTCCGGGCGCCAGCAGGCGGCCCAGCACTCCCAGAGCCTGGAGGTACTCTATGCCCATATCCCGGGTTTAAAGGTGATTATGCCTTCTACTCCTTATGATGCCAAAGGCTTGCTTAAAGCGGCTATCAATGATTATAATCCTGTGGTCTTCCTGGAACCCCGCGTCCTGTATTTTAAAAAAGGCGAAGTGCCGGAGCAAGAGTATACTATCCCTATCGGCAAAGGCGATATCAAGCGTAGTGGTGAAGATGTTACGGTAGTGGCTACCGGGGTGATGGTAGAAAGGTCCCTGGCCGTAGCCGAAAAGTTAGGCCGGGAGGGCATAAGCGTCGAAGTAATCGACCCGCGGACTATAAGACCCCTGGATACGGAGTTAATTGTGGCATCCGTTAAAAAAACGGGCCGCCTGATAGTAGTCCACGAAGCACCGCGAACTTACGGGATGGCCGGCGAGATTATCGCCCTGGTCATGGAACAGGCTTTTGACTACTTGAACGCGCCCCCGCAGCGGGTGGCGGGTCATGACGTGCCCATCCCCTATAACCGCAACCTGGAAAGGCTGGCCATTCCTTTGGAAGAAGATATTGAAGCTGCGGTACGGAAATCCCTGAAGTATGCATTTTAG
- a CDS encoding uroporphyrinogen decarboxylase family protein — translation MSNAELERLVEEMVEVVHSDRNAYNARFWRPQPPWARGNWRGLPALRAGGPVPFVVEPDISLWAVILGLDIPRFWSEPEAYLAGQLKMNLHKFRVFQDNTHFTGEVTPWPGVVFELSLFGIPVVWHEDRGPWIASEPVLKEYDDLDRLEMPDFYKSGLMPRVHEFYERFNEIVKGRLPVIFPDWVFGPFGVAMHLRGMQNLLMDTILNPEWVQRLLRFIVDAHKEWSKARAKFIGQPITKAKLYNDEIDGNVISPALYQDAILPYERELSDFHGGIVYFHSCGNLTKLLPVIRKLPDLEMLHISPWTDPGEALKLFAPEVAFDVCLDPVDDVIEASEEQMQSKLEYLVNSLRGKAAFSIRADAFQVMNDHPEDDYKKILRWCEIARLVTGQS, via the coding sequence ATGAGTAACGCCGAACTAGAGCGCCTGGTAGAGGAAATGGTCGAGGTTGTCCATAGTGATCGCAATGCATACAACGCCCGGTTCTGGCGGCCCCAGCCACCCTGGGCTAGGGGTAACTGGCGCGGCCTGCCGGCCCTGCGGGCTGGCGGCCCGGTACCCTTTGTAGTAGAACCTGATATTTCCCTGTGGGCCGTCATCCTCGGCCTGGATATACCGCGTTTCTGGAGCGAGCCCGAGGCTTACCTCGCCGGCCAGCTAAAGATGAACCTGCATAAATTCAGGGTTTTTCAGGATAATACTCATTTTACCGGCGAGGTAACCCCCTGGCCGGGGGTTGTTTTTGAATTAAGTTTATTTGGCATTCCCGTTGTCTGGCATGAAGATCGCGGTCCCTGGATTGCCAGTGAACCGGTGTTAAAGGAATATGATGACCTGGACAGGTTGGAGATGCCCGATTTTTATAAGAGCGGGCTGATGCCCCGGGTCCATGAATTCTATGAACGCTTTAATGAAATAGTTAAAGGCAGGTTACCGGTGATTTTCCCGGACTGGGTGTTTGGCCCCTTTGGCGTGGCCATGCACCTGCGGGGCATGCAAAACTTACTGATGGATACCATCCTCAATCCTGAATGGGTACAACGCTTATTACGCTTTATTGTTGACGCCCATAAAGAATGGAGCAAGGCCAGGGCTAAATTTATCGGCCAGCCCATTACCAAGGCTAAATTATATAACGATGAAATAGACGGCAATGTCATCAGCCCGGCCCTCTATCAAGACGCTATTTTACCTTACGAACGGGAATTAAGCGATTTTCATGGGGGTATTGTCTACTTTCATAGCTGTGGCAATTTGACTAAACTACTACCCGTAATCAGGAAGCTCCCGGACCTGGAAATGCTCCATATCTCGCCGTGGACAGATCCGGGAGAGGCGTTAAAGTTATTTGCCCCGGAAGTGGCCTTTGATGTTTGCCTGGACCCGGTGGACGATGTAATTGAAGCCAGCGAGGAGCAGATGCAAAGCAAGCTGGAATACCTGGTCAATTCCCTGCGGGGTAAAGCAGCCTTCAGTATCCGGGCCGATGCCTTCCAGGTGATGAATGACCATCCGGAAGATGATTACAAGAAAATTTTACGCTGGTGTGAAATTGCCAGGCTGGTAACCGGGCAAAGTTAA
- the larA gene encoding nickel-dependent lactate racemase: protein MNCQINLPYGTDKLTFHIPEEKIAAVLSPGGVEEIPPTQEEILRALANPIGCQALSKIGSPTTKVVILCDDNTRLTPANLIVPAMLQELAGAGVRKENMKIIMALGTHRPMTPEELKHKLGAGVVAEVEVINHDFRNPAALHDFGLTENGTPVKVNRLVLAADVVIGIGSIVPHHIPGYSGGAKIVQPGICGEDTTAATHLLSVRTRRNMLGIVENRVREEMEAIADKAGVKYVFNTVLDPQGRVVKAFFGDIRQAFRAGVETSRRVYGIPAPGRTPIVLASSHPCDLEFWQAHKTLYPCDMLVEEGGSIIIVTPCPEGVAVTHPEMLEFAGQSPEDIDAQIEEGIIKDKVAGALALAWAKVRRHAEVCLVSHGIGPEMAAKLGFKHAATVEEALDQAWERLGKGAKVTVLTHGADTLPLLPEDV, encoded by the coding sequence GTGAATTGCCAGATCAATCTGCCTTACGGAACCGACAAACTTACCTTTCATATTCCCGAAGAAAAAATAGCAGCAGTTTTGTCACCTGGTGGCGTGGAAGAGATACCTCCTACGCAAGAAGAGATCCTGAGGGCGTTAGCAAATCCTATCGGTTGCCAGGCACTGAGCAAGATAGGGTCACCGACGACCAAGGTAGTGATTCTTTGCGACGACAACACCCGGCTGACGCCGGCCAATCTTATTGTCCCCGCTATGCTTCAAGAATTAGCCGGCGCCGGCGTCCGCAAGGAAAACATGAAAATCATTATGGCCCTGGGCACCCACCGGCCTATGACACCGGAAGAGCTGAAACACAAATTAGGTGCCGGAGTTGTTGCTGAGGTTGAAGTAATAAACCATGATTTCCGCAATCCGGCTGCACTTCATGATTTCGGCCTGACGGAAAACGGCACGCCGGTGAAGGTAAACCGCCTGGTGCTGGCAGCAGATGTCGTTATCGGTATTGGGAGCATCGTTCCCCATCATATTCCTGGATACAGCGGCGGGGCCAAAATTGTCCAGCCCGGCATATGTGGGGAGGATACCACGGCGGCCACCCATCTCTTGAGTGTGCGTACCCGGCGCAACATGCTGGGCATAGTAGAAAATAGGGTACGGGAAGAGATGGAGGCCATAGCCGACAAAGCGGGAGTAAAATACGTCTTTAATACGGTCCTGGACCCCCAGGGGCGGGTGGTTAAAGCCTTCTTTGGTGATATACGCCAGGCTTTCCGCGCCGGGGTGGAGACCAGCCGTCGGGTTTATGGCATTCCTGCCCCGGGGCGGACGCCCATTGTCCTGGCCAGCTCTCATCCCTGCGACCTGGAGTTCTGGCAGGCCCACAAGACATTATACCCGTGCGATATGCTCGTGGAAGAGGGCGGCAGCATAATTATTGTCACTCCCTGCCCGGAAGGAGTGGCGGTCACCCACCCGGAGATGCTGGAATTTGCCGGCCAGAGCCCGGAGGATATTGACGCCCAAATTGAGGAGGGGATTATAAAGGATAAGGTGGCGGGAGCGCTGGCCCTGGCCTGGGCCAAGGTGCGCCGGCATGCCGAGGTTTGCCTGGTTTCCCATGGTATCGGCCCCGAGATGGCGGCCAAACTGGGCTTTAAACACGCTGCTACAGTGGAAGAAGCTCTGGACCAGGCCTGGGAGCGGCTGGGGAAAGGAGCCAAGGTGACGGTGTTAACCCATGGTGCCGACACTCTGCCGTTGCTACCGGAAGATGTCTAA
- a CDS encoding 3-oxoacyl-ACP reductase family protein produces MLAGRVAIITGSGRGIGREMAARFVNRGAKVVVADLYNAPETAREIGDAGQAIGITVDVSKVKSIQEMVEITLKTYGRIDILVNNAGICPTTPLDKITEEEWDQVLAVNLKSCFFCSQAVAEIMKGQQYGRIINISSFAGRAGGIAPGCHYSASKAGIIGLTKALARLLAPYNITVNAIAPGTMVSEMTRAFSEEKMEEILAAIPLGKLGQPWHVAEMAVYLASDAAEWITGATIDINGGMYMA; encoded by the coding sequence ATGCTTGCAGGAAGAGTTGCTATTATTACCGGTTCGGGACGGGGTATTGGCAGGGAAATGGCTGCCAGGTTCGTTAACCGGGGGGCGAAAGTAGTCGTAGCTGATTTATATAATGCTCCAGAAACCGCCAGGGAAATAGGCGATGCAGGGCAGGCTATAGGTATTACTGTAGACGTTTCAAAGGTTAAAAGCATTCAAGAAATGGTAGAGATTACTCTAAAAACTTACGGCAGGATTGATATCCTGGTGAATAATGCCGGCATATGCCCGACGACACCCCTGGATAAAATTACCGAAGAAGAGTGGGATCAAGTTTTAGCCGTCAATCTCAAAAGCTGTTTTTTCTGTTCGCAGGCAGTGGCAGAGATTATGAAGGGCCAGCAATACGGGAGAATAATTAACATCTCTTCCTTTGCCGGCCGGGCCGGGGGTATAGCACCGGGTTGTCATTATTCGGCTTCGAAAGCCGGCATTATCGGGTTAACTAAAGCTTTAGCCCGGCTGTTAGCTCCCTATAATATTACGGTCAATGCCATAGCGCCCGGTACTATGGTTAGCGAAATGACCCGAGCCTTTTCTGAAGAAAAAATGGAAGAGATCCTAGCGGCCATACCTCTGGGCAAGCTGGGGCAGCCCTGGCATGTGGCCGAGATGGCCGTCTACCTGGCTTCAGATGCAGCTGAGTGGATCACCGGCGCCACCATTGATATTAATGGCGGCATGTATATGGCCTAG